Proteins from a single region of Trichoderma asperellum chromosome 3, complete sequence:
- a CDS encoding uncharacterized protein (BUSCO:EOG092D0WLP~TransMembrane:14 (o267-297i309-327o420-448i508-528o540-560i572-594o606-628i640-663o716-734i928-945o965-985i997-1017o1037-1054i1061-1080o)): protein MDPPQQDNAPPAHRASTSSGMMSPTDTRTNPLSRHSSIIGEGVPENSQSTDTVRRRPEGYGTIQGSSSIRSSQTLGEPSIDRQQAARNIQAVAGRSTSAAGPERSQSYTRLRKPPLSRRTSANTPHKGAVFSVDDDAHEVQADAAERRAGLSTRRRQQPPSGLTRIQSYRSAEEEQESERDDENSEAGEEHEEEEELPLDEHIDCESEGEISEAESFTLKDRQQAINQTHPFGIRVWKPALYKKDRSIQKFAQADIHSTPGGRVSSWLLLFNLVWTIFFGWWIACLAAFGAIICLLFAAAPSGREYGRVLWGLAGYIFYPFGKFIRLEKDEAYLDEDQDEGRSISEYEQWQNGDLEYGRLFFGPDRHRSIIGRSRRSLDSEPPSETESLLGRGRRRESSDLHPRLKRRLFGRGEWNIGRIIFFVFFYCLISPSLILVSGICWFLVFWIPMGKVTMLLFDHLRRHPLALSFESHISYARVDDAPDSSILVCTYRAVGSKYWKYTIDGTNIFLINLMVVVVFVIADWLVLDRTLGLEILITSPAFLFAAGLLSIIPLAYFIGQAVASISAQSSMGLGAAINAFFATVVEVFLYCVALNQGKGQLVEGSIVGSIFAGILFLPGISMCFGALKRKTQRFNAKSAGVTSTMLLFAVVGAFGPTLFYQIYGSHELNCMDCEDYAHGGLNGDGAARDCRRCYFSQVPALDDRFYLEAVRPYCYAAAFLLFFSYLVGLWFTLRTHAAVIWNAEVEEKRHEEAMHASATLRAPHQPSTAEGTGADIRDSNLYKRILGQSLKQVGLPDGSRPSSTAAQDAGGLNTTPHVVPPKGAADEDQPLLRPTIKVPGLSQVDNSVLVREVAEIAATAATIASRDRYAHKPPSTGVATPRPHGASRASHLHDVEEDAATAGAATAHAGGHGGHDAPNWSRTKSTVILLGATILYAIIAEILVDTVDVVLESFAIDQKFLGLTLFALVPNTTEFLNAISFAMNGNIALSMEIGSAYALQVCLLQIPCLVLFSAVFPNIPVGGDAAMYTFSLLFPQWDLVTVVLCVFLLSYVYGEGKSNYFKGSILMLTYLVVVIGYYFSGYTEGTMGLQRFDVMGADGKYQKFKTIGRSTNGRAFQVI, encoded by the exons ATGGATCCTCCGCAGCAGGACAACGCGCCTCCAGCGCATCGCGCCAGCACTTCCTCTGGCATGATGTCACCGACAGACACACGAACGAATCCCCTGTCCAGGCATTCGTCGATAATTGGCGAAGGCGTGCCAGAAAACAGTCAGTCGACAGACACCGTACGGCGGCGACCCGAGGGATATG GCACCATCCAGGGGTCATCGAGCATCAGAAGCAGTCAAACACTAGGCGAGCCCTCCATCGATCGCCAACAGGCAGCGCGAAACATTCAGGCTGTTGCAGGCCGTTCTACGTCTGCCGCAGGCCCCGAAAGGAGTCAGTCTTACACCCGCCTGCGAAAGCCGCCATTGTCGCGGCGCACGTCAGCGAATACACCACACAAAGGCGCAGTGTTTTCCGTAGACGACGACGCCCACGAAGTCCAGGCAGACGCCGCCGAACGCCGCGCGGGCTTATCAACGCGCCGACGCCAACAACCTCCCTCAGGGCTCACCCGCATCCAGTCATATCGCAGtgctgaggaggagcaggaatCCGAACGAGACGACGAAAATAGTGAAGCGGGAGAAGaacatgaagaggaagaggaactaCCGTTAGACGAGCATATTGACTGCGAGTCTGAAGGCGAAATCAGCGAAGCCGAAAGCTTTACCCTTAAAGACAGACAACAGGCCATCAACCAAACGCACCCTTTTGGCATTCGAGTTTGGAAGCCTGCGTTGTACAAGAAAGACAGATCGATTCAAAAGTTTGCTCAGGCAGATATTCATTCGACGCCTGGTGGCAGAGTAAGCAGctggctgcttctctttaACTTGGTTTGGACCATATTCTTTGGATGGTGGATAGCTTGCTTGGCAGCTTTTGGCGCAATCATCTGCCTTTTGTTTGCTGCCGCGCCCAGCGGCCGAGAGTATGGAAGAGTCCTATGGGGTCTAGCGGGCTATATATTCTACCCTTTTGGCAAGTTTATTCGGCTTGAGAAGGACGAAGCCTACCTGGACGAGGATCAGGATGAAGGTAGAAGCATCTCGGAATACGAGCAATGGCAGAACGGCGACCTCGAATACGGCCGCCTATTCTTTGGGCCTGACAGACACCGTTCCATCATCGGCCGCTCCAGGAGGAGCTTGGACTCGGAGCCGCCTAGCGAGACGGAGAGCTTGTTGGGACGAGGACGCCGCAGGGAGTCTAGCGATCTACACCCTCGCTTGAAGCGAAGGCTGTTTGGCCGCGGAGAGTGGAACATCGGCcgcatcatcttcttcgttttcttctATTGCCTTATCTCACCATCGTTGATTCTCGTGTCTGGCATTTGTTGGTTCCTCGTCTTTTGGATCCCCATGGGCAAGGTAACCATGCTGCTATTTGACCACCTTAGGCGACATCCTCTCGCTCTATCCTTCGAGTCTCACATCAGCTACGCTCGAGTGGACGATGCTCCCGACTCATCTATCCTGGTCTGCACCTATCGTGCCGTTGGTTCAAAGTACTGGAAGTATACCATCGATGGTACAAACATCTTCCTAATCAACCTCATGGTCGTTGTGGTCTTTGTCATCGCCGACTGGCTCGTTCTGGACCGAACACTGGGACTAGAGATTCTCATCACGTCGCCCGCCTTCTTGTTTGCTGCGGGCTTGCTTTCTATTATCCCGCTGGCGTACTTCATTGGCCAGGCCGTAGCATCCATCTCTGCTCAGTCTTCTATGGGGTTGGGCGCTGCCATCAACGCCTTCTTTGCTACCGTTGTTGAGGTTTTCCTCTACTGCGTTGCACTGAACCAGGGCAAAGGACAGCTTGTCGAAGGAAGTATTGTGGGAAGTATATTCGCCGGTATTTTGTTCTTGCCGGGCATTTCCATGTGCTTTGGCGCCTTGAAGCGAAAGACCCAGCGCTTCAACGCCAAGTCGGCCGGCGTGACATCCACCATGTTGCTCTTTGCCGTGGTTGGTGCTTTTGGTCCGACGCTATTCTACCAAATCTACGGCTCTCACGAGCTTAACTGCATGGACTGCGAAGATTATGCCCATGGTGGCCTCAACGGCGACGGTGCCGCAAGGGATTGCCGCCGGTGCTACTTTTCGCAAGTGCCTGCTCTCGACGACCGATTTTATCTCGAGGCCGTGCGACCATACTGCTATGCGGCAgccttcttgctcttcttctcatacCTCGTCGGACTCTGGTTTACTCTGCGTACGCACGCTGCCGTCATCTGGAATGCagaagtggaagaaaagagacatgAAGAGGCCATGCACGCGTCGGCCACCCTTCGAGCCCCGCATCAGCCATCCACGGCCGAAGGTACCGGGGCTGATATACGGGATTCGAATCTCTACAAGCGCATCTTGGGCCAGTCTCTAAAGCAGGTCGGCTTACCAGACGGCTCCCGGCCGAGCTCCACGGCCGCCCAGGATGCTGGCGGACTAAACACTACTCCTCACGTAGTGCCGCCTAAGGGTGCTGCTGATGAGGATCAACCGCTCTTGCGCCCAACGATCAAGGTCCCCGGTCTCAGCCAGGTCGACAACAGCGTTCTCGTACGTGAGGTTGCCGAGATCGCAGCCACTGCGGCTACAATTGCTTCCCGTGACCGATATGCGCATAAGCCGCCCAGCACCGGCGTTGCTACACCGCGGCCGCACGGCGCCAGCCGGGCAAGCCACCTCCATGATGTCGAAGAAGACGCCGCCACTGCGGGGGCTGCAACTGCTCACGCAGGGGGCCATGGAGGCCACGACGCGCCAAACTGGAGCCGCACCAAGAGTACTGTGATCCTGCTAGGGGCCACCATCTTGTATGCCATAATTGCCGAGATCCTGGTCGACACTGTCGACGTCGTGCTGGAGAGCTTTGCCATTGACCAAAAATTCCTCGGACTGACCCTCTTTGCTCTAGTCCCCAATACTACCGAGTTCTTG AACGCCATTTCTTTCGCCATGAACGGAAACATTGCACTGTCGATGGAGATTGGCTCCGCATACGCTCTCCAGGTGTGCCTGCTTCAAATCCCTTGCCTGGTACTCTTCTCGGCCGTCTTCCCGAATATTCCTGTGGGAGGTGACGCCGCCATGTACACATTTTCCCTGCTCTTCCCGCAATGGGATTTGGTTACCGTTGTCCTGTGCGTATTCTTGCTCAGCTATGTATACGGTGAAGGCAAGAGTAACTACTTCAAGGGCAGCATCCTCATGCTGACATACCTTGTGGTGGTGATTGGGTACTACTTCAGCGGCTACACCGAGGGAACCATGGGGTTGCAGCGGTTCGACGTGATGGGAGCCGATGGCAAGTACCAGAAGTTTAAGACGATTGGCAGATCAACAAACGGGAGAGCATTCCAAGTGATTTGA
- a CDS encoding uncharacterized protein (EggNog:ENOG41), which translates to MSQSPEERLKARKPVPKPVPAYLPTAGSPLSVDKDLYAAIQQAPRVLIEEFTVPIRSGRAWEAPAGSIIEISTPEGPQVGDLNIWNRHNPRERFWASRTRQLHSTHVTTHDRLWSNLPYMRPLVTIISDSLAWYGQDENGGRVHDLLGTRCDPYINTVLSGSQYDFHCHSNLSRAVAKWGLREDDVHDVLNLFQVTGLDDKGRYFMSPCPAEKGDSIEFLAEQDVLMALSTCPGGDLSLWGFGSDSEKEMIKVCRPLHVKVYQLQDKELLQKSGWKPAETAGYKGLHGVFSPEGEASQRK; encoded by the exons ATGTCCCAATCCCCAGAAGAGCGCCTCAAGGCCCGCAAGCCCGTCCCCAAACCCGTCCCGGCATATCTCCCAACTGCCGGATCCCCCTTGAGCGTCGACAAGGATCTCTACGCTGCAATCCAGCAGGCCCCGCGAGTTCTCATTGAAGAGTTCACCGTGCCCATTCGATCGGGCAGGGCTTGGGAGGCACCAGCTGGATCGATTATTGAGATTAGCACGCCCGAAGGACCGCAGGTTG GCGATCTCAACATCTGGAACCGCCACAACCCCCGTGAACGCTTCTGGGCCTCCCGCACCCGCCAGCTTCACTCCACCCACGTCACCACCCACGACCGCCTCTGGTCCAACCTCCCCTACATGCGGCCCCTCGTCACCATCATCTCCGACAGCCTCGCATGGTATGGCCAGGACGAGAACGGCGGCCGCGTGCACGACCTGCTGGGCACGCGCTGCGACCCGTACATCAACACCGTGCTGTCCGGATCGCAGTACGACTTCCACTGCCACTCGAACCTGAGCCGGGCTGTGGCTAAGTGGGGACTGAGAGAGGATGACGTCCACGATGTGTTGAACTTGTTCCAGGTTACCGGGTTGGATGACAAGGGACGATATTTTATGAGTCCTTGTCCGGCTGAGAAGGGCGATTCGATTGAGTTCCTGGCAGAGCAGGATGTGCTCATGGCGTTGA GTACTTGTCCCGGTGGTGATCTTTCCCTCTGGGGTTTTGGAAGTGACAGCGAGAAAGAGATGATCAAGGTCTGCCGTCCCTTACACGTCAAGGTGTACCAGCTCCAAGACAAGGAGCTCTTGCAAAAGAGCGGGTGGAAGCCCGCAGAGACCGCCGGATATAAAGGTCTGCATGGAGTGTTCTCCCCTGAAGGAGAGGCCAGTCAGCGAAAATAA
- the LET1 gene encoding 26S protease regulatory subunit 8 — translation MALDEYYRNKIEAMKLEILKGQAALRRLEAQRNDYNSRVRLLREELGLLQQPGSYVGEVVKVMSTKKVLVKVHPEGKYVVDVSDNVEIAKLTPGKRVTLLSDSYKLEKMLPSSVDPLVSLMMVEKVPDSTYDMIGGLDQQIKEIKEVIELGLKHPELFESLGIAQPKGVLLYGPPGTGKTLLARAVAHHTACKFIRVSGSELVQKYIGEGSRMVRELFIMAREHAPSIIFMDEIDSIGSSRVEGSSGGDSEVQRTMLELLNQLDGFEPTKNIKVIMATNRLDILDPALLRPGRIDRKIEFPPPSIEARADILRIHSRKMNLTRGINLTKIAEKMNGCSGAELKGVCTEAGMYALRERRVHVTQEDFELATAKILNKHDDKEVSLGKLWK, via the exons ATGGCGCTCGACGAGTACTACCGCAACAAGATCGAGGCGATGAAGCTAGAGATCCTCAAGGGTCAAGCTGCTCTCCGCCGTCTCGAGGCCCAACGCAATGACTACAATTCCCGTGTCCGGTTACTGAGAGAGGAGCTGGGCCTGCTACAACAGCCCGGATCCTACGTCGGAGAGGTCGTCAAAGTGATGAGCACCAAGAAGGTTCTCGTCAAGGTACATCCCGAAGGCAAATATG TTGTCGATGTCTCCGATAATGTCGAAATCGCCAAGCTTACCCCCGGAAAGAGAGTCACACTGCTGTCAGACAGCTACAAGCtagagaagatgctgccgtCATCCGTCGATCCCCTAGTATCGCTCATGATGGTAGAAAAGGTCCCCGACAGCACATACGACATGATTGGTGGATTGGATCAGCAAATCAAGGAGATCAAGGAGGTTATCGAGCTGGGTCTTAAGCACCCGGAGCTATTCGAGTCTCTGGGAATTGCCCAGCCCAAGGGTGTCCTGCTATACGGACCCCCAGGTACAGGAAAGACCCTGCTGGCCAGAGCTGTGGCCCACCACACAGCTTGCAAGTTTATTAGAGTCTCTGGTTCGGAGCTGGTGCAGAAATACATTGGTGAAGGTAGCCGAATGGTCCGAGAGCTCTTCATCATGGCCCGAGAGCATGCTCCATCAATCATATTCATGGACGAAATCGACAGCATTGGTTCCTCTCGAGTAGAGGGCTCATCAGGTGGTGACTCCGAAGTCCAGAGAACCATGCTGGAACTGCTGAATCAGCTGGACGGTTTCGAGCCTACCAAGAACATCAAGGTCATCATGGCCACGAATCGTCTCGACATTCTCGACCCCGCCCTGCTGCGACCCGGCCGTATCGACCGCAAGATTGAGTTCCCTCCGCCAAGCATCGAGGCACGAGCCGACATTCTCCGAATCCACAGCCGAAAGATGAACTTGACCAGAGGCATCAACCTCACCAAGATTGCAGAGAAGATGAATGGCTGCTCCGGAGCCGAGCTGAAGGGTGTGTGCACAGAAGCGGGCATGTACGCCCTCCGTGAGAGAAGAGTTCACGTCACACAAGAGGACTTTGAGTTGGCAACAGCCAAGATTCTCAACAAGCATGATGATAAGGAGGTTTCCCTCGGCAAGCTGTGGAAGTAA